In the genome of Photobacterium sp. TY1-4, one region contains:
- a CDS encoding DUF805 domain-containing protein, with the protein MHWYLYVLKNYAVFRGRARRQEYWYFFLFNLLISLTLTGVDKLIGSPASGEGAGMLASIYSLAVLLPSIAVGVRRLHDIGRQGWWMLLALIPLIGTIVLVYFFVQDSQPGANEYGLNPKEIDADSMGHFKV; encoded by the coding sequence ATGCATTGGTATCTTTATGTGCTGAAAAATTACGCGGTCTTTCGGGGCCGGGCACGGCGGCAGGAATACTGGTATTTTTTTCTGTTCAATCTTCTGATCAGTCTCACCCTGACGGGGGTCGATAAGCTGATCGGCAGTCCGGCCAGCGGCGAAGGGGCCGGCATGCTGGCCAGTATCTACTCCCTGGCGGTGTTGCTCCCCAGTATTGCGGTTGGCGTACGTCGCCTGCATGACATCGGGCGTCAGGGTTGGTGGATGCTGCTGGCGCTGATCCCGCTCATCGGCACGATTGTACTGGTGTATTTTTTCGTTCAGGACAGCCAGCCCGGCGCGAATGAATATGGCCTGAACCCCAAAGAGATCGATGCCGATTCGATGGGGCATTTCAAAGTCTGA
- a CDS encoding L-lactate permease, producing the protein MNDTLLALLAFSPIVVAAVLLVGLNWPAKRAMPVAFLLTVAIALLAWDMSATRVFASTLQGLAITVSVLWIVFGAIFLLNTLKHTGAITTIRNAFTDISADRRIQAIIIAWCFGSFIEGASGFGTPAAIAAPLLVAIGFPALAAVLMGMMIQSTPVSFGAVGTPIIVGVNKGLDTHNITEALANNGASWDFYLQQITTNVALIHASVGTLMPVLMAMMLTRFFGKNKSWTEGLDILPFALFAGVAFTVPYALTGVLLGPEFPSLIGGLVGLAIVVTAAKKGFLVPKSQWDFESEEKWPQEWLGSLKMDIKETQGKPMSLALAWAPYVLLAVILVASRVSADFKGFLVSISLSFSNILGESGISAAIQPLYLPGGILVFVALLAVLLQSRKLSPMVQAFHESSKTLVGAGFVLIFTIPMVRIFINSGVNGADLASMPVTTANFASNLVGDLFPALSATIGALGAFIAGSNTVSNMMFSQFQFEVAQTLTISSAAVVALQAVGAAAGNMIAIHNVVAASATVGLLGREGATLRKTVIPTFYYLVVTGIIGLVLIYGFQITDALMTP; encoded by the coding sequence ATGAACGATACCCTACTCGCACTCCTGGCGTTCTCCCCGATCGTGGTGGCCGCCGTGCTGCTGGTCGGCCTGAACTGGCCGGCGAAACGTGCCATGCCCGTGGCTTTTCTGCTCACCGTCGCCATCGCCCTGCTGGCCTGGGACATGTCCGCAACCCGCGTGTTTGCTTCAACGCTGCAAGGACTGGCCATCACCGTATCCGTGCTCTGGATTGTCTTCGGTGCCATATTTCTGCTCAACACGCTAAAGCATACCGGCGCCATCACCACCATTCGCAATGCCTTCACGGATATTTCTGCTGACCGGCGAATTCAGGCCATTATCATTGCCTGGTGCTTCGGCTCTTTCATCGAAGGCGCATCCGGTTTCGGGACCCCTGCTGCAATTGCTGCCCCTCTTTTGGTTGCCATCGGTTTTCCAGCACTTGCCGCCGTCCTGATGGGCATGATGATCCAGTCCACCCCGGTCTCTTTCGGTGCCGTGGGCACGCCTATTATTGTCGGTGTCAACAAAGGTCTGGATACCCACAACATTACTGAAGCCCTGGCAAATAATGGCGCTAGCTGGGATTTCTACCTGCAGCAAATCACCACCAACGTGGCGCTGATCCATGCCAGCGTGGGCACCCTGATGCCAGTCCTGATGGCGATGATGCTGACCCGCTTCTTCGGCAAGAACAAGAGCTGGACCGAAGGCCTGGATATTCTGCCTTTCGCCCTGTTTGCCGGGGTCGCCTTCACGGTACCGTATGCGCTGACCGGCGTGCTGCTGGGTCCGGAATTCCCGTCACTGATTGGCGGTCTGGTCGGGCTGGCGATTGTCGTTACCGCAGCCAAAAAAGGGTTTCTGGTACCGAAGTCTCAGTGGGATTTTGAAAGCGAAGAAAAATGGCCGCAAGAGTGGCTGGGATCGCTGAAAATGGATATCAAAGAAACGCAGGGCAAACCGATGAGCCTGGCGCTGGCCTGGGCCCCATACGTCCTGCTGGCCGTGATCCTGGTTGCCAGCCGGGTCAGTGCTGATTTCAAAGGCTTTTTGGTCAGTATTAGCCTCTCTTTCTCCAACATTCTGGGCGAGAGCGGGATCAGCGCTGCCATCCAGCCGCTGTACCTGCCGGGCGGGATCCTGGTGTTTGTTGCCCTGCTTGCGGTCCTGCTGCAATCACGCAAGCTCTCACCGATGGTGCAGGCGTTTCATGAATCGAGCAAAACCCTGGTGGGCGCTGGTTTCGTCCTGATCTTCACCATCCCGATGGTGCGTATCTTCATCAACTCAGGCGTCAATGGTGCCGATCTGGCCAGTATGCCGGTGACTACGGCAAACTTTGCATCGAATCTGGTCGGTGATCTGTTCCCGGCGCTGAGCGCAACCATCGGTGCTCTGGGTGCCTTCATCGCCGGTTCGAACACGGTCTCGAACATGATGTTCAGCCAGTTCCAGTTCGAAGTGGCGCAAACCCTGACCATCTCCAGTGCCGCCGTGGTCGCCCTGCAAGCGGTCGGCGCAGCCGCCGGGAACATGATTGCGATCCACAACGTGGTTGCAGCCTCGGCGACGGTTGGCCTGCTGGGCCGCGAAGGGGCCACCCTGCGTAAAACCGTGATCCCGACGTTCTACTACCTGGTGGTGACCGGAATCATTGGCCTGGTGCTGATCTACGGCTTCCAGATCACGGATGCACTGATGACCCCATAA
- a CDS encoding NfrA family protein, whose protein sequence is MTRGLVVGLMVVVVHLAGWTGFARAAEPADDIYQGLTEYQQFRTFPYIDKAFRKEQQQDYEAALAEVNRALTLIPGHVPFLKYAYTLSVKAGRPEEELEHLVKQIPADQRGDLLLTLRLQASGNAQLYAPFELEAMTEGLSDAQIQQWYLTHLYAIESRKGATQALNWSLKQLERFKSDEAKRFEAYTLYQLQRYPQSVAILERFVEQQQASAKDLAYLAQMYVSLGQAAPFRRTVVGITDVAVKTGLWESYVDGLLNTNRLEEAKTVLNDLAQAGLITDRHREQLTRLNALSTAQLQQITEESRVLSPCLKEVTRLAQVNDNPRARAMLAQCSIEDNPAKWLALAESLGAYSLLAKQSFQSPGLARKRRAVLVEHYQQQGEWPQIIALLQHSRREGDRKALAEAMRQAGMGQDAAQVQFELYQRTRNVVYLDAATYTLSTLPEPQPARQAEMFIAGLQTTPKAFLKHSNLVGRAATLAYQNVAWFSVADIERLNSALAPNAKIGPYKWQIQEKCDALTPRDRYSVTVFARRVVAYCLAAEQPEAAATRYAAALPANPSLEESTIVARWYAQAQAYSKSYPYWRNIDAALLPDGDRYLYIRTLYEVGEFELAESYWRNTNFDRENPYWWLLGLNLAAELNDQRVFDMRLKQAFHWAPSPQIARQLGERYLAAGDTQELAALTAAVVANDADDQRGTMSAELGYLLAPTQPFLAEKLFRQAVQVEPYRHDLILKSEYARVAAENGRKVRAAEIYAENIDQLAVSSSLEVRQQQQLDYFRRAHRDLEQGWKFTVAGWIGESNGQAVPGYSDSTGDFFLYEEARYYLDDTWLPRSALSIAGLHSGQYRAESGSQASNELDLGLVYQPFKHWNYYFKAGLKQSFSDGDTQTRPYVRLSADVFSRDAWSKSWKAQARWLYQNLYLDGLYYLNRDDGHALYGRYELGQTFKVAIRHRQLLTPYGFAQWSENESELARQQDSRLGLGASWRWEWYPSHYDGYDVVSEVGLEWQHILDNDALENVGNAVLLRFSAYF, encoded by the coding sequence ATGACACGCGGCCTGGTGGTTGGATTGATGGTGGTGGTGGTTCACCTGGCAGGGTGGACAGGCTTTGCCCGTGCTGCTGAGCCTGCGGATGATATTTATCAGGGGCTCACGGAATATCAGCAATTTCGTACTTTTCCTTATATCGATAAAGCTTTTCGCAAAGAGCAGCAGCAGGACTATGAGGCCGCGCTGGCAGAGGTCAACCGGGCCCTGACGCTGATCCCGGGCCATGTCCCTTTCTTGAAATATGCCTATACGTTGAGTGTGAAGGCCGGGCGGCCGGAAGAAGAGCTTGAGCATCTGGTCAAGCAGATCCCGGCCGATCAGCGCGGGGATTTATTACTGACGCTGAGGTTGCAGGCTTCAGGCAATGCCCAGCTGTACGCGCCGTTTGAGCTTGAGGCTATGACCGAGGGGCTGAGTGATGCCCAGATCCAGCAATGGTATCTGACCCATCTCTATGCGATCGAAAGTCGCAAAGGGGCAACGCAAGCACTGAACTGGAGCCTGAAGCAGCTGGAGCGGTTTAAATCTGACGAGGCCAAGCGGTTTGAGGCGTATACCCTGTACCAACTACAGCGCTATCCGCAATCGGTGGCGATTCTCGAGCGCTTTGTAGAACAACAGCAGGCCAGTGCAAAAGACCTGGCGTACCTGGCGCAGATGTATGTGAGCCTGGGGCAGGCCGCGCCGTTTCGCCGGACCGTGGTCGGGATCACCGATGTGGCGGTGAAAACGGGTTTGTGGGAAAGCTATGTCGATGGGTTGCTGAATACCAACCGGCTCGAGGAGGCCAAAACGGTGCTCAACGATTTGGCCCAGGCCGGACTGATCACCGACCGACACCGGGAACAGCTGACTCGTTTGAATGCGCTCAGCACCGCGCAGCTTCAGCAAATCACCGAGGAGAGCCGGGTACTGAGTCCGTGTCTGAAAGAGGTGACGCGGCTTGCGCAAGTGAATGACAATCCCCGGGCCCGTGCGATGCTGGCGCAGTGTTCGATCGAGGATAACCCGGCCAAATGGCTGGCGCTGGCGGAATCTCTCGGGGCTTATTCCTTGTTGGCCAAACAGTCTTTTCAATCGCCGGGACTGGCGCGCAAGCGTCGTGCGGTGCTGGTCGAGCACTATCAGCAACAAGGGGAGTGGCCGCAGATCATTGCATTGTTGCAACACAGTCGGCGCGAAGGCGATCGTAAAGCCCTGGCGGAGGCGATGCGTCAGGCGGGGATGGGACAGGATGCGGCACAAGTTCAGTTTGAATTGTATCAGCGCACGCGCAACGTAGTGTATCTCGACGCGGCAACGTATACCCTCAGTACGTTGCCTGAACCGCAACCGGCACGGCAGGCCGAAATGTTTATTGCGGGACTGCAAACGACGCCGAAGGCTTTTCTCAAACACTCAAACTTAGTGGGTCGGGCGGCGACGCTGGCCTATCAGAATGTCGCCTGGTTTTCGGTGGCCGATATCGAACGGCTGAACAGCGCGCTGGCACCGAACGCAAAAATCGGCCCTTATAAATGGCAGATCCAGGAAAAATGTGATGCGTTGACTCCGCGGGATCGTTATTCCGTCACTGTATTTGCCCGGCGGGTGGTGGCGTATTGCCTGGCAGCGGAACAACCTGAAGCGGCTGCAACACGATATGCCGCGGCATTGCCGGCCAACCCGAGCCTGGAGGAGAGTACCATTGTTGCCCGCTGGTATGCGCAGGCCCAAGCTTATTCGAAAAGCTATCCGTACTGGCGCAACATTGATGCTGCACTCCTGCCTGATGGGGATCGTTATCTCTACATTCGTACCCTGTATGAAGTCGGTGAGTTCGAGCTGGCTGAGTCGTACTGGCGCAACACCAACTTTGACCGGGAAAACCCATATTGGTGGCTGCTCGGGCTGAATCTTGCCGCAGAGCTGAATGATCAGCGGGTGTTTGACATGCGGTTGAAACAGGCCTTCCACTGGGCGCCATCACCGCAAATCGCCAGGCAACTGGGGGAGCGTTACCTGGCGGCAGGGGATACGCAGGAACTGGCAGCGCTGACGGCAGCGGTTGTGGCGAATGATGCCGATGATCAGCGCGGTACCATGAGTGCCGAACTCGGTTATTTGCTGGCGCCGACACAGCCGTTCTTGGCGGAGAAACTGTTTCGGCAAGCGGTTCAGGTTGAGCCGTACCGCCACGATCTGATTTTAAAATCCGAATATGCCCGAGTGGCGGCTGAAAATGGTCGGAAAGTCCGGGCCGCTGAAATTTATGCGGAGAATATCGATCAGCTGGCTGTCAGCTCATCCCTGGAAGTGCGTCAGCAGCAACAGCTGGATTATTTCCGTCGTGCCCATCGCGATTTGGAGCAGGGCTGGAAATTCACCGTCGCCGGCTGGATTGGGGAGAGTAACGGGCAGGCCGTTCCCGGCTATTCAGACAGCACCGGGGATTTTTTCCTTTACGAGGAGGCTCGTTATTATCTCGATGATACCTGGCTGCCGCGTAGTGCGCTGTCGATTGCCGGGTTGCACAGTGGCCAGTACCGTGCGGAGAGTGGCAGTCAGGCCAGCAACGAATTGGATTTGGGGCTTGTATACCAGCCATTCAAGCACTGGAATTACTATTTCAAAGCCGGTCTGAAGCAGTCTTTCTCGGATGGTGACACTCAAACCCGGCCGTATGTGCGGCTTAGCGCCGATGTTTTTTCCCGTGATGCCTGGAGCAAATCCTGGAAGGCGCAGGCACGCTGGTTGTATCAAAATCTCTACCTCGATGGTTTGTATTACCTGAACCGGGATGACGGACATGCCCTCTATGGTCGCTATGAGCTGGGGCAGACATTTAAGGTAGCGATACGTCACCGTCAATTGCTGACGCCGTACGGTTTTGCCCAATGGAGTGAGAACGAAAGCGAACTGGCCAGACAGCAGGACAGTCGGCTCGGGCTGGGTGCCAGCTGGCGTTGGGAGTGGTATCCGAGTCATTACGACGGCTATGATGTCGTCTCGGAAGTGGGGCTGGAATGGCAGCATATTCTCGACAACGATGCACTGGAAAACGTCGGCAACGCAGTTTTGCTGCGTTTCTCGGCTTATTTTTAA
- a CDS encoding LysR family transcriptional regulator yields the protein MARTDDLILFAQVVECGSFSKVAELNSLTNSVVSKRIARLEEDLGVQLLYRTTRKLTVSEAGKVLYQGAKNVKQAALEAVDAVSGYGEKVSGHVKMSVPTISGDLLLADAVAEFCTLHPGLTVDMSLDNRFVDLIEDGYDLVIRTGYLEDSSLIARHILDSQWVICAAPAYICRRGRPREPEDLVDHNCLQYAYQTTGAAEWEFIGSQGNYILRVNGNFSTDNAAALRKAALGGYGIAYVPRCLVYHDVMEGKLVDLFPDKVGKKLGIYAVYPYTRQPSQKIRLLIEHIRNRYLSMNHYF from the coding sequence ATGGCAAGGACAGATGATTTGATCCTGTTTGCACAGGTAGTGGAATGTGGGTCATTCAGTAAGGTGGCAGAGCTAAATTCCCTTACGAACTCAGTGGTTAGCAAGCGCATAGCTCGACTGGAAGAAGATCTCGGGGTCCAACTGTTGTACCGGACGACCCGGAAGTTAACCGTGAGTGAAGCGGGCAAAGTGCTCTATCAAGGTGCAAAAAATGTGAAGCAGGCGGCACTGGAAGCGGTCGATGCCGTCAGCGGATATGGCGAAAAAGTCAGCGGTCACGTCAAAATGTCGGTGCCGACGATCTCCGGGGACTTGTTGCTGGCCGACGCGGTGGCTGAATTTTGTACCCTGCATCCTGGTCTGACCGTCGATATGTCTTTGGATAACCGGTTCGTTGACCTGATTGAAGATGGGTATGATCTGGTGATCCGAACCGGGTATCTGGAAGATTCCAGCCTGATCGCCCGCCATATTCTCGACTCCCAGTGGGTGATTTGCGCCGCCCCGGCTTATATCTGCCGCCGTGGCCGGCCGCGGGAGCCGGAGGATCTGGTCGATCATAATTGCTTGCAATACGCTTATCAGACCACCGGGGCGGCGGAGTGGGAGTTCATCGGTTCGCAGGGCAACTATATTCTGCGGGTCAACGGGAACTTTTCAACCGATAACGCCGCAGCCTTACGGAAAGCGGCCCTGGGCGGTTATGGCATTGCCTATGTACCGCGCTGCCTGGTGTATCACGATGTGATGGAAGGCAAACTGGTGGATCTGTTTCCGGACAAAGTCGGCAAAAAACTGGGCATTTACGCGGTGTATCCCTATACCCGTCAGCCCTCACAAAAAATACGTTTGCTGATTGAACATATCCGCAACCGCTACCTGTCGATGAATCACTATTTTTAA
- a CDS encoding MFS transporter, protein MRENFSELAREESLPLASRLALMGLAMGLLLSSFNISVVNVALPDLADRLSVSMPAVQWLVVTYLLAMTCLMPIAGWWGDRWGRKPVMLSGLGIFVLGTIGCVLAESLTPLILARLVQGVGAALMISLAMTFVSDLLPAEKTGLAMGVLGTTSAVGTALGPVLGGLLITHFHWHALFYVSLPVSILSFLILVRQLPDHRPVVPSSVQQGQLWHHLRENTELQRSCGANFLVSAVIMSTMVVGPFYLTDGIGLTTEQIGLVMAFGPVVAAVTGAPAGKLADSRGSGFVIRTGLVVMLSGCLLIALIPIWVLNSPEAAAFGYVLPLVMITGGYAMFQAANNTSVMRNVQEGRKGVTSALLNLSRNLGLMGGASVMGWVYLATMAVAPTGQPQSVVAFAVTFVVSAGLVTLALSGMVRERT, encoded by the coding sequence ATGAGAGAAAATTTTTCGGAGCTGGCGCGGGAGGAGTCGTTGCCGCTGGCCAGTCGGTTGGCGTTGATGGGGTTGGCCATGGGGCTGTTGCTCTCGTCGTTTAATATCAGTGTGGTCAATGTTGCGCTACCTGACCTGGCCGACAGGCTTTCGGTTTCGATGCCAGCGGTGCAATGGCTGGTCGTGACTTATCTGCTGGCCATGACTTGCTTGATGCCTATCGCCGGTTGGTGGGGCGACCGGTGGGGGCGCAAGCCGGTGATGTTGTCAGGGCTCGGTATTTTCGTGCTGGGGACCATCGGCTGCGTTTTGGCAGAGAGCCTGACGCCGTTGATCCTGGCGCGATTGGTCCAAGGGGTGGGGGCAGCGCTGATGATCAGCCTGGCAATGACCTTTGTCAGCGATTTGCTCCCGGCCGAAAAAACCGGACTTGCGATGGGTGTGTTGGGCACCACCTCTGCGGTCGGAACCGCACTTGGCCCGGTCCTGGGCGGGTTGTTGATCACGCATTTTCACTGGCATGCACTTTTCTATGTCAGTTTACCGGTGAGCATCCTGTCGTTTCTGATCTTGGTGCGTCAGCTGCCGGATCATCGTCCGGTCGTCCCAAGTTCAGTTCAGCAAGGTCAATTGTGGCACCACCTGCGGGAAAACACAGAGCTGCAACGCAGCTGTGGCGCAAACTTTCTTGTGTCGGCTGTGATTATGTCGACCATGGTGGTGGGCCCGTTTTACCTCACCGATGGGATTGGGCTGACGACGGAGCAGATTGGCTTGGTGATGGCATTCGGCCCGGTTGTTGCTGCTGTGACCGGAGCGCCAGCCGGAAAGTTAGCCGATAGCCGGGGCTCCGGGTTTGTTATTCGGACCGGGCTTGTGGTGATGTTGTCTGGTTGCTTGCTCATTGCCCTGATCCCCATTTGGGTGTTGAACTCCCCTGAGGCGGCGGCGTTTGGCTATGTGCTTCCCTTGGTGATGATCACGGGCGGATATGCCATGTTTCAGGCGGCAAACAATACTTCGGTGATGAGAAACGTGCAAGAAGGGCGCAAAGGCGTGACGTCGGCGTTGCTGAACCTTTCCCGTAACCTGGGCCTGATGGGCGGCGCCTCTGTGATGGGGTGGGTGTATCTTGCGACGATGGCTGTTGCACCGACCGGGCAGCCTCAGTCGGTCGTTGCGTTTGCAGTCACATTTGTTGTTTCGGCTGGGCTGGTCACGCTGGCACTGAGTGGCATGGTGAGGGAGCGTACTTGA
- a CDS encoding glycosyl transferase family protein, with protein sequence MSWFDFFVTYLYGLKSVLIVLMITLMICGLDDLFIDLCYWVRRAWRSNTVYKKYTRKQAVELYTKAEQPLAIMVPAWQEHGVIDKMAELAASKLDYENYQIFVGTYPNDPQTQQDVDSVCARYPHVHKVVCARPGPTSKADCLNNIIASIVEFETKAKLEFVGFILHDAEDILSPMELRLFNYLLPGKDLIQLPVYPYTRKWYEMTPGHYADEFAELHGKDVVVREAIAGQVPSAGVGTCFSRQAILRLLVEGDGLPFDVQSLTEDYDIGFRLKQWGMNEIFVRFPVEDREQTTLREDARGVSMREGSVVCVREHFPDTYHTAVRQKSRWIIGIVFQGFKTHKWTKDWRVNYFLWRDRRGLVNNTAGFLAMLLLLQLLSLLIYSYLSDDSYRFMSIITDDALTRSLLYINTGLLLNRLLQRFYFVSQYYGYREGGLSLLRILWGNIINFSANLRALHQVIQQGDPRRVAWDKTEHYFPSVSMESRKVPLGQILVEHGHLSQSRLDRAILDCPQHQRLGMYLVCAHLVTNHALSMAIAQQYHAGYQACDPFTLDESLIALVPRKLALKYAVLPVAMDNDILILGKESALSPVALAAIERRLKRPAQWVITTNGAVTLGLRYWYLAVKETNPTPALTAAMNDGVISPEQQQMILDSYYASQCQLGACLLSSRQIEPAVLNQAILVFESVDDQSLGAFLISRGYVSEAGVQQALQLQAKQQRTIAQLIEQYRERQP encoded by the coding sequence ATGAGCTGGTTTGATTTCTTCGTTACGTATCTCTATGGCCTGAAGTCAGTGCTGATTGTGCTGATGATCACCTTGATGATCTGTGGCCTCGACGATCTCTTCATTGACCTGTGCTATTGGGTACGGCGCGCCTGGCGCTCAAACACTGTCTATAAGAAATACACTCGCAAGCAGGCGGTAGAGCTCTACACCAAAGCCGAGCAGCCGTTGGCGATCATGGTGCCGGCCTGGCAGGAGCACGGAGTGATCGACAAAATGGCTGAGCTGGCCGCGTCAAAACTGGATTATGAAAATTACCAGATTTTTGTCGGCACCTATCCCAATGATCCGCAAACCCAGCAAGATGTCGATAGCGTGTGCGCGCGTTATCCCCATGTTCATAAAGTCGTCTGTGCCCGGCCGGGGCCGACCAGCAAAGCGGATTGTCTCAATAACATCATTGCCTCCATTGTTGAGTTTGAGACAAAAGCCAAGCTGGAATTCGTCGGATTTATTCTCCATGACGCTGAAGATATTTTGTCGCCGATGGAACTGCGGCTGTTTAACTACCTGTTGCCCGGTAAAGATCTGATCCAGTTGCCGGTTTATCCCTATACCCGAAAATGGTACGAGATGACGCCGGGTCACTATGCCGATGAGTTTGCCGAGCTGCACGGCAAGGATGTTGTGGTGCGCGAAGCCATTGCCGGCCAGGTGCCCAGCGCCGGCGTCGGTACTTGTTTTAGCCGCCAGGCGATCTTAAGGCTGTTGGTGGAAGGAGACGGGTTGCCGTTTGATGTTCAGTCGCTGACCGAAGACTACGATATCGGCTTTCGTCTCAAACAGTGGGGCATGAATGAAATTTTTGTTCGTTTTCCGGTCGAAGATCGGGAGCAAACCACGCTGAGGGAGGACGCGCGCGGGGTGTCGATGCGCGAAGGCAGTGTGGTGTGTGTGCGTGAGCACTTTCCGGATACCTATCATACCGCCGTGCGGCAAAAGAGCCGTTGGATCATTGGTATTGTGTTTCAGGGCTTTAAAACCCATAAGTGGACCAAAGACTGGCGGGTTAATTATTTTCTGTGGCGGGACCGGCGTGGGCTGGTCAACAATACCGCCGGTTTTCTGGCCATGCTGTTGTTGCTGCAACTGCTTTCCCTGCTGATCTACAGTTATCTGTCGGACGACAGTTACCGGTTTATGTCGATTATTACCGATGATGCCCTGACCCGGTCATTGCTCTATATCAATACCGGGCTGCTGCTCAATCGACTGTTGCAGCGGTTCTATTTCGTCAGCCAGTATTATGGCTACCGGGAAGGTGGGCTGTCTTTACTCCGGATCCTGTGGGGCAATATTATTAACTTTTCGGCCAACCTGCGGGCGCTGCATCAGGTGATCCAGCAGGGCGATCCACGCCGGGTCGCCTGGGATAAAACAGAGCATTATTTCCCCAGCGTGTCGATGGAATCGCGCAAAGTCCCTCTCGGCCAGATCCTGGTTGAGCACGGCCACCTGAGCCAGAGCCGGTTGGATCGCGCGATCCTGGACTGTCCGCAACATCAGCGGTTGGGAATGTATCTGGTGTGCGCGCACTTGGTGACCAATCACGCACTCAGTATGGCGATTGCCCAGCAATATCATGCCGGTTATCAGGCGTGCGATCCTTTTACCTTAGATGAAAGCCTGATTGCCCTGGTGCCCAGGAAACTGGCGCTCAAATATGCCGTTTTACCTGTGGCGATGGACAACGACATCTTGATCCTGGGGAAGGAATCGGCCCTCAGCCCGGTCGCGCTGGCAGCGATTGAGCGTCGACTCAAACGCCCGGCACAGTGGGTGATCACCACTAACGGCGCAGTGACCCTGGGACTGCGCTACTGGTATCTGGCGGTAAAGGAGACCAATCCGACTCCGGCCCTGACGGCGGCGATGAATGACGGGGTGATCTCGCCGGAACAACAGCAAATGATCCTGGACAGCTATTATGCCTCGCAATGCCAGTTGGGCGCCTGCTTGCTCTCGTCCCGGCAAATTGAGCCGGCGGTGTTGAACCAGGCGATCCTGGTTTTTGAGTCGGTCGATGATCAGAGTCTGGGGGCGTTTCTGATCAGCCGTGGTTATGTCTCGGAAGCCGGCGTACAGCAGGCACTACAGCTTCAGGCCAAGCAGCAGCGGACGATTGCACAACTGATCGAGCAGTACCGGGAGCGGCAACCATGA
- the wecB gene encoding non-hydrolyzing UDP-N-acetylglucosamine 2-epimerase has translation MKKYAHEILIVTGTRPEIIKMAPVYQAFKNSGHAIDWCHTGQHDSLAAQTFAVFGIQPDVVFERPAGTGLPALLGGLVNHIDQQLSHKTYQCVLVHGDTSSTLAGALAAFYHQVPVIGHVEAGLRSGDLHHPFPEELNRVLVAKIANRHFAPTRAAELALLQEGVSGETILVTGNTAIDAQQYLLASGTITAGETNQVLVTAHRRENWAAIPTICTAIKALSQQQPDLTFMVATHPNPAVKQAVMTGLADCPAASVVPPLDYVALQQVLAQSALVLTDSGGIQEEAPTFGTRVVVLRETTERPEALAMGLSQLAGATDVARIVSAAELLLAQGRAKGVINPYGSGQAARLIAEAVQQVFDELV, from the coding sequence ATGAAGAAATACGCGCATGAAATCCTGATCGTGACGGGAACCCGGCCGGAAATTATCAAAATGGCGCCGGTCTATCAGGCCTTTAAAAACAGCGGACATGCCATCGATTGGTGTCATACCGGGCAGCATGATTCGCTGGCAGCACAAACCTTTGCGGTGTTTGGCATCCAGCCCGATGTTGTCTTCGAGCGTCCGGCAGGAACGGGCCTGCCGGCCCTGCTGGGGGGGCTGGTCAATCATATTGATCAGCAACTCAGCCACAAGACGTATCAGTGTGTCCTGGTCCATGGCGATACCAGTTCGACCCTCGCCGGCGCGCTGGCTGCTTTCTACCATCAAGTCCCGGTGATCGGTCATGTCGAGGCCGGGCTGCGTTCCGGCGATTTGCATCACCCATTTCCCGAAGAGCTCAATCGCGTCTTGGTTGCGAAAATTGCCAACCGTCATTTTGCCCCGACCCGGGCGGCCGAGCTGGCTTTGCTGCAAGAAGGCGTCAGCGGGGAAACGATTCTCGTCACCGGAAATACAGCCATTGATGCCCAGCAGTACCTGCTGGCAAGTGGCACGATTACCGCTGGTGAGACCAATCAAGTGCTGGTCACGGCCCACCGGCGTGAAAACTGGGCCGCGATCCCGACGATTTGTACTGCGATTAAAGCGTTGAGCCAACAACAGCCGGACCTGACATTTATGGTTGCAACCCATCCCAATCCGGCCGTGAAACAAGCTGTGATGACGGGTCTGGCGGACTGCCCGGCAGCATCCGTGGTGCCACCGCTCGATTATGTTGCGCTGCAACAGGTGCTGGCGCAGTCGGCGTTGGTATTGACTGATTCGGGCGGGATCCAGGAAGAAGCGCCGACCTTCGGCACCCGGGTGGTGGTGCTTCGTGAAACCACCGAGCGCCCGGAAGCGCTGGCGATGGGGCTGTCGCAGCTGGCCGGAGCCACGGATGTGGCGCGAATTGTCTCAGCGGCGGAATTGTTGTTGGCGCAGGGGCGGGCAAAGGGGGTCATCAACCCGTATGGCAGCGGTCAGGCCGCCCGCCTGATTGCCGAAGCGGTGCAGCAGGTGTTTGATGAGCTGGTTTGA